The Synergistes jonesii genomic sequence TGGCAGCTCCGCCCTGTCGACAGCGAACACAGCGCGGTGTGGCAGTGCCTGCGCGACGCGCCGAAGGAGGAGTTATCGAGGATATGGCTCACGGCCTCCGGCGGCCCTTTCAGAGACTTCACGTGCGAGCAGATGAAGGACGTGACGCCGGAGGCGGCTTTGAAGCATCCTATATGGAAGATGGGGCCGAAAATAACGATAGACAGCGCGACTCTCATGAACAAGGGGATAGAGTGTATCGAAGCGATGCAGCTCTTCGATATGCCGGCCGAAAGAGTCGGCGCCCTGATACATCCCCGCTCGCAGGTCCACGGGATGGCGGAATTCGTCGACGGCACGTTGAAGATGCTCGTCTCCCGCGCGGATATGCGCCTGCCGGCGGCCGCGGCTCTCGCCTGGCCGAAGCGCCTTGCTGCGGCGGAAAAAATTCTGCCGCCGCTTGAGCCTTCGCAATGGGATTTGAGTTTCCGCGAAATAGACGAAAAGCTGTTTCCCTGCTACGCTGCGGCGCGCTGGGCCGGCAGAGTAGGAGGCGCGATGCCTCCTCTGCTCGTCGGAGCGGACGAAAGCGCGGTGCGGCATTTTCTGAATCACGAGATATCCTTTATGGACATCGCCGGCATAATAAACGACGTGCTTGAAAAATACTCGGGAGCTGCGCCGAAAACGCTCGAAGACGCGATAGCGCTTGTGGGCGAGGGAGAAAGGGCGGCCGACGAGCTTTGCATAAAACGGAGGAACGTATAATTGCTTAGCGTTATTTCATTTCTGATAGTAATCGGCATATGCGTCATATCGCACGAGGGCGGGCACTTCTGGGCCGCGCGCCTGCGCGACGTGATGATACATGAGTTCTCCTTCGGCATGGGGCCTGAGATATTGAGCGGCAGGCGCGGCGAGACGCAGTATTCGCTGCGCGCGTTCCCGATAGGCGGCTTCGTCAAGCTGGAAGGAGAGGACGCGGAGGAAGAGGACGAGGGAAAACGCGAATCCTGCGACCCGAGCCGTTCTCTCGCGAACAAAAAGCCTTGGGAAAAAATCTTCATCATCGGAGCCGGCGCTTCTGTAAATATTTTTCTCGCCTGGCTGATCACGGCCCTCTACCTTGCGGGCTGCGGAGTCTACGATATGCAGACACCGAAGCTCGGCAAGATCATGGAAGGCACTCCGGCGCAGAGCGCGGGGCTGCGTAGCGGCGACCTTATCAGGAGCATCGACGGCGTGGAGCTGAAAAGCT encodes the following:
- a CDS encoding 1-deoxy-D-xylulose-5-phosphate reductoisomerase → MEKKIRLAVIGATGSVGGAVLDVCSRFPEIFEVTALAARCNAKKLAELGRRHGAKLLCLTEPCAGWQEDGFECLTGTKALSEIAEDDRVDHAVFASSGVAAIPALQKAISRGIDVSLANKESVVVAGPWVMPLVKRQWQLRPVDSEHSAVWQCLRDAPKEELSRIWLTASGGPFRDFTCEQMKDVTPEAALKHPIWKMGPKITIDSATLMNKGIECIEAMQLFDMPAERVGALIHPRSQVHGMAEFVDGTLKMLVSRADMRLPAAAALAWPKRLAAAEKILPPLEPSQWDLSFREIDEKLFPCYAAARWAGRVGGAMPPLLVGADESAVRHFLNHEISFMDIAGIINDVLEKYSGAAPKTLEDAIALVGEGERAADELCIKRRNV